The genomic DNA CGTCTTCGTAAACAATAGAAGACGGAATATGCCTTGCAATAATTTTGCAGAATAGGCAATCCATTTGAGCTTTTGTATTATAACAGAAGTTGGCTGTTAATAGCAAGTGGTATTTTACAAAACAAGCAATAATTTAAGCTATTTCTGCTGTTAAACCGCTAAACAACTTGCAACCACAATACCGTTTTGCTCACCTATAAGCACATTAAATGGGCCTTTTCCTTGCACAACAGGGCCGATATTTAACGCTTTTATGTAATTAGTTGTTAAAAAGTAATTATCTTCTTCAAAAACAGCAGGCAATACTTTGCCAACAAACCCTTGCCAGTACAACTCACTTAGTGTTTTTCCTACTTCCTTTAACTTCACATAGCGCTTTTTAGCAACTTCAACAGGAACACTATTAGAAAAACTTGTAGCAGCTGTGCCTGGCCGCTTTGAATATGTAAAAACATGTAATCGTGAGAATGCGACATTGTTAACAACATTTAGCGTTTGCTCAAAATTTTCTTGCGTTTCACCTGGAAAACCAACAATTACATCGCTTGTTATACTAACATCTGACAATTGAGCTCTTATTTCAACAATTTTATTGATAAACTCTTTTGAATTATAGCGCCTGTTCATTCTTTTTAAGATTGTATCTGAGCCCGATTGCAAAGGCAGATGAAAATGCTGGCAAAACCTATTAGTATTTTTTGCAATTATATTTAGCAACTGAGGGCTCACATCTGTTACCTCAAGAGACGAAAGACGCACTAAGAAATTGCCTGGAAGTTTTGATAAAGCATTTAAAAGTTTTTCAAGGCCTCCCGCGTACTTACCAAGGCGCACGCCTGATAACACAATTTCGGGATAGCCATTTTTTACCAAATCCGAAACCTCACTAAGCACACTTTCAATTGGTTTGCTTGTCAATTTTGAACGTACAAAAGGCACAATGCAGTAAGTGCAAAAGTTGTCGCATCCGTCTTGCACTTTAATAAATGCGCG from Endomicrobiales bacterium includes the following:
- a CDS encoding MiaB/RimO family radical SAM methylthiotransferase codes for the protein MGNNKKVFIRAYGCKLSQYEAQQIREFLTADGYNLVQNINQANILVISSCTVTIAADNECLRLINKTFKENPNIEIYLAGCYAKKAKENHNFPKEVKLFDEYFPQIKELNKNITSFDGHTRAFIKVQDGCDNFCTYCIVPFVRSKLTSKPIESVLSEVSDLVKNGYPEIVLSGVRLGKYAGGLEKLLNALSKLPGNFLVRLSSLEVTDVSPQLLNIIAKNTNRFCQHFHLPLQSGSDTILKRMNRRYNSKEFINKIVEIRAQLSDVSITSDVIVGFPGETQENFEQTLNVVNNVAFSRLHVFTYSKRPGTAATSFSNSVPVEVAKKRYVKLKEVGKTLSELYWQGFVGKVLPAVFEEDNYFLTTNYIKALNIGPVVQGKGPFNVLIGEQNGIVVASCLAV